A region from the Acidimicrobiia bacterium genome encodes:
- a CDS encoding alcohol dehydrogenase catalytic domain-containing protein → MAQTCRAVVFTGDGRHEVREFPIPDPPDGGAVLQVEAVGLCGSDVAQHAGVQLIPGTSAFPVVPGHETVGRVRRLGRGAELGANEGDRVAVDEVLSQVPPLAVYGYTMPVTDDGGGLFGGYGEYMVVLPGTRLHRLRDDKPAAELTVFEPMANAVNWVEIAGVRTGHTVVVEGPGHQGLAVLEAVLAAGADTVVVTGTGDVL, encoded by the coding sequence GTGGCCCAGACTTGCCGAGCGGTGGTGTTCACCGGTGACGGCCGCCACGAGGTTCGCGAGTTCCCGATTCCCGACCCGCCCGACGGCGGCGCGGTCTTGCAGGTGGAGGCCGTCGGTCTGTGCGGGAGCGACGTCGCGCAGCACGCGGGCGTGCAGCTGATCCCCGGCACGAGCGCGTTTCCCGTGGTGCCCGGACACGAGACCGTCGGCCGCGTCCGGCGCTTGGGCCGCGGCGCCGAGCTCGGCGCGAACGAAGGCGACCGCGTCGCGGTCGACGAGGTGTTGAGCCAAGTGCCACCGCTCGCGGTCTACGGCTACACGATGCCGGTGACCGACGACGGTGGCGGCCTCTTCGGTGGGTACGGCGAGTACATGGTGGTGCTGCCCGGCACGCGGCTGCACCGCCTTCGTGACGATAAGCCCGCGGCCGAGCTCACCGTGTTCGAGCCGATGGCGAACGCCGTGAACTGGGTCGAGATCGCGGGCGTGCGCACGGGCCACACCGTCGTCGTCGAAGGCCCGGGACATCAGGGTCTCGCGGTCCTCGAGGCGGTGCTCGCCGCGGGTGCTGACACCGTCGTGGTCACCGGCACCGGTGACGTGCTG
- a CDS encoding sugar phosphate isomerase/epimerase: MSTSASVPVGVQLYSLREEAAADFPAVLERLGSIGFVGVEFAGFYGLSSSEVGRALEGTGLQVASAHVGLAEVDQFAAALDDHAAIGCDTVVIPSAPHPGFGDLDEVKGTADLVNNANEIARLRGITLGYHNHFWELFPLDDGRPALLHFFEHVAPDVIAEVDIYWAQIGGSDPAEIVTELGERCTLLHVKDGPGDDRASSNVAVGDGVIDTPGVLAAAASAQWHLIEFDRCDTDMFDAVERSYQYLVSSDLSRGRS; encoded by the coding sequence ATGAGCACATCTGCATCGGTCCCTGTCGGCGTGCAGCTCTACAGCCTTCGAGAGGAAGCTGCGGCCGACTTCCCGGCAGTGCTCGAGCGCCTGGGCTCGATCGGTTTCGTCGGTGTGGAGTTCGCCGGCTTCTACGGCTTGTCGTCGAGTGAGGTCGGCCGTGCTCTCGAAGGAACAGGCCTTCAGGTTGCAAGCGCGCACGTCGGGTTGGCCGAGGTCGACCAGTTCGCGGCCGCGCTCGACGACCACGCGGCGATCGGTTGCGACACGGTGGTGATCCCGTCCGCGCCGCACCCGGGCTTTGGCGACCTCGACGAGGTGAAGGGCACCGCCGACCTCGTCAACAATGCCAACGAGATCGCTCGCTTGCGCGGGATCACGCTCGGGTACCACAACCACTTCTGGGAGCTCTTCCCGCTCGACGACGGTCGCCCTGCGCTGTTGCACTTCTTCGAACACGTCGCGCCCGACGTGATCGCCGAGGTCGACATCTACTGGGCGCAGATCGGCGGATCCGACCCGGCCGAGATCGTCACCGAGCTCGGCGAGCGGTGCACGCTGCTGCATGTGAAGGACGGTCCGGGAGACGACCGCGCGAGCTCGAACGTGGCGGTGGGAGACGGTGTGATCGACACGCCAGGCGTGCTCGCAGCCGCGGCCTCGGCGCAGTGGCACCTCATCGAGTTCGACCGGTGCGACACGGACATGTTCGACGCGGTCGAGCGCAGCTACCAGTACCTCGTGAGCAGCGACCTTTCGCGCGGCCGGTCGTGA
- a CDS encoding Gfo/Idh/MocA family oxidoreductase, producing the protein MNRFAVVGCGMISRTYGYTLGMFDWVELAACADVFPERAEERAEKWGARAMSVEAVLEDPEIDAIVNLTPPKMHADVDRAALTAGKAVFSEKPLGITFEEGTELVDLAAGAGLRLGCAPDTFLGAGLQACRGIIDRGDIGEPLAANAFMLSPGPERWHPSPAIFYERGAGPLFDMGPYYFTALVQLLGPARRITAMGRRAREQREITSEPLAGTMIDVEVPTHVSSLVEFESGTMATLVTSFDAQASNYRCIEVYGSEATLSVPDPNSFGGPVSIKRRGEEGWTEVELPEPNLPQFRGIGFAEMLWAQRSGRPHRASAELALHVLELMSAAITSTEQHRAVDVETTCDRAMPLPVGLPENTYDD; encoded by the coding sequence GTGAACCGCTTCGCAGTCGTCGGGTGCGGCATGATCAGCCGCACCTACGGCTACACACTCGGAATGTTCGACTGGGTCGAGCTGGCCGCGTGCGCCGACGTCTTTCCGGAACGGGCCGAGGAACGGGCCGAAAAGTGGGGCGCGCGCGCAATGTCGGTCGAGGCGGTGCTCGAAGACCCGGAGATCGACGCGATCGTGAACCTCACACCGCCGAAGATGCATGCCGACGTCGACCGCGCCGCGCTCACGGCCGGGAAGGCGGTGTTCAGCGAGAAGCCCCTCGGCATCACCTTCGAGGAAGGCACCGAGCTCGTGGACCTCGCGGCCGGGGCGGGCCTGCGGCTCGGTTGCGCACCCGACACCTTCCTCGGTGCCGGGCTGCAAGCCTGTCGGGGGATCATCGATCGCGGCGACATCGGCGAGCCGCTTGCCGCCAACGCGTTCATGCTCTCCCCGGGGCCGGAGCGGTGGCATCCGAGCCCGGCGATCTTCTACGAGCGCGGGGCCGGGCCGCTCTTCGACATGGGTCCGTACTACTTCACCGCGCTCGTGCAGCTGCTCGGGCCCGCGCGCCGAATCACCGCCATGGGCCGCAGAGCGCGTGAGCAGCGAGAGATCACGTCCGAACCGCTCGCGGGAACGATGATCGACGTCGAAGTGCCGACGCACGTGAGCAGCCTCGTCGAGTTCGAGTCGGGAACCATGGCCACGCTCGTCACGAGCTTCGACGCGCAGGCCTCGAACTATCGCTGCATCGAGGTGTACGGATCGGAAGCCACGCTGTCGGTGCCCGACCCGAATAGCTTCGGCGGTCCGGTGTCGATCAAGCGCCGGGGCGAGGAGGGGTGGACCGAGGTCGAACTGCCGGAGCCGAACCTGCCGCAGTTCCGCGGGATCGGTTTTGCCGAAATGCTCTGGGCGCAGCGCTCGGGCCGTCCACACCGCGCGTCGGCCGAGCTCGCGCTCCACGTGCTCGAGTTGATGTCGGCTGCGATCACATCAACCGAACAGCACCGCGCCGTCGATGTCGAGACCACCTGCGACCGCGCGATGCCGCTGCCGGTGGGCCTGCCCGAGAACACCTACGACGACTAG
- a CDS encoding Gfo/Idh/MocA family oxidoreductase has protein sequence METLRYGIVGAGFVSQFHLRALEAVRGVDVAGLTSRTPPHELAESVRARGLGDGQVFDSVREMAQHVDVVAIFSPNFCRVPVMEEIAQAVGDGAQLRGLICEKPLARNLTEAGRVVELARDIGAPTAYFENQIHMKMLQNAREQLAPVTEAMGPLALARASEEHAGPHNGWFWDPTLQGGGVLSDMGCHSLAVGWYLLTPPGRPVGFLEPQTVVADVGLLKWGQPRWRRELQERHGVDYAATPAEDFATGLVTYRNPETDARTKAQFTVSWMYDKQGLRLLVDGLGPGYALEANSLRSPLEIFIGDAAAASVGDAELALEKATASQGLLAVQPNEPDLYGYTDENVDALASFRDGHDGLLDFDYGLEIVRLTMAAYQSAEEGRVVDLTDTATRAALDDYVPLIQQGRGAEVLRVVT, from the coding sequence ATGGAGACACTCCGGTACGGGATCGTCGGTGCCGGGTTCGTCAGCCAGTTCCACCTGCGCGCGCTCGAAGCCGTTCGAGGCGTCGACGTCGCCGGGCTCACGTCTCGCACTCCGCCGCACGAGCTCGCCGAATCGGTGCGGGCTCGTGGGCTCGGTGATGGACAGGTGTTCGACAGCGTGCGTGAGATGGCGCAGCACGTCGACGTGGTCGCGATCTTCAGCCCGAACTTCTGTCGCGTGCCCGTGATGGAGGAGATCGCGCAAGCAGTTGGCGACGGTGCGCAGCTGCGCGGATTGATCTGCGAGAAGCCGCTCGCGCGCAACCTCACGGAAGCGGGTCGAGTCGTCGAACTTGCACGCGACATCGGCGCACCCACCGCCTATTTCGAGAACCAGATCCACATGAAGATGCTGCAGAACGCGCGCGAGCAGCTCGCTCCGGTTACCGAGGCGATGGGTCCTCTGGCGCTCGCGCGCGCGAGCGAGGAGCACGCCGGCCCGCACAACGGCTGGTTCTGGGACCCCACACTGCAGGGCGGTGGTGTGCTCTCCGACATGGGCTGCCATTCGCTCGCGGTCGGTTGGTATCTGCTCACGCCTCCGGGGCGGCCCGTCGGGTTCCTCGAGCCGCAAACCGTCGTCGCCGACGTCGGCTTGCTCAAGTGGGGGCAGCCGCGCTGGCGACGCGAGCTGCAGGAACGTCACGGAGTCGACTATGCCGCCACTCCCGCCGAAGACTTCGCGACCGGCTTGGTGACCTACCGCAACCCCGAGACCGATGCGCGCACGAAGGCCCAATTCACCGTGTCGTGGATGTACGACAAGCAGGGTCTGCGATTGCTGGTCGACGGCCTCGGACCGGGCTACGCGCTCGAAGCCAACAGCCTGCGCTCGCCGCTCGAGATCTTCATCGGAGACGCCGCGGCAGCATCGGTCGGCGACGCCGAGCTCGCGCTCGAGAAGGCGACCGCCTCGCAAGGTCTGCTCGCGGTCCAACCCAACGAACCCGATCTCTACGGATACACCGACGAGAACGTCGACGCGCTCGCGTCGTTTCGTGACGGCCACGACGGCTTGCTCGACTTCGACTACGGGCTCGAGATCGTCCGGCTCACGATGGCGGCGTACCAATCCGCGGAAGAGGGGCGCGTCGTCGACCTCACCGACACGGCGACGCGCGCCGCGCTCGACGACTACGTGCCGCTCATTCAGCAAGGCCGCGGCGCCGAGGTGCTGCGGGTCGTGACGTAG
- a CDS encoding amidohydrolase family protein: protein MAIERVISSDSHVNVRHEQVKAHLASKFHDDYDAALMEYGRVVFGGNAAKANRGGAEIQHASWGRDGHFDPHARLVDMDTDGVDVEVLYCEVSAYRYLYLLKNGAREATRAFNDTLYDFASADPGRLVVNYQVPIHDIDVAVSEVQRIAAAGGKSLQLPVFPAELGLPDYFDERYNRLFAAIIETGLPITCHIGLNTALDGLARRDPTPRLALTLSCTPPTAAEALGIWLLTGILVRFPELRVVFVEPGLGWVAWYLSFVDDMVLRQGYEFPVLEGELPSFYYHRNMAMTFIDEPDSVRSLRHILGTENLMWSSDYPHPVSTWPNSLATINEELAGIPDDERDLMVWRNAERIWNI from the coding sequence ATGGCGATCGAACGGGTCATCTCCTCCGACTCGCATGTGAACGTGCGCCACGAGCAGGTGAAGGCGCACCTCGCGTCGAAGTTCCACGACGACTACGACGCCGCGCTGATGGAGTATGGGCGCGTGGTGTTCGGCGGCAACGCGGCCAAGGCCAACCGGGGCGGCGCCGAGATCCAGCACGCGTCGTGGGGGCGCGACGGGCACTTCGACCCGCACGCGCGGCTCGTCGACATGGACACCGACGGTGTCGACGTCGAGGTGCTGTATTGCGAGGTCAGCGCGTACCGGTACCTCTACCTGCTGAAGAACGGAGCGCGCGAAGCCACTCGCGCCTTCAACGACACGTTGTACGACTTCGCCTCGGCCGACCCGGGCCGGCTCGTCGTGAACTATCAGGTTCCGATCCACGACATCGACGTCGCCGTGAGCGAGGTGCAGCGCATCGCGGCGGCCGGTGGCAAGTCGCTCCAGCTCCCGGTCTTCCCGGCCGAGCTCGGTCTGCCCGACTACTTCGACGAGCGGTACAACCGGCTGTTCGCGGCGATCATCGAGACCGGTCTTCCCATCACGTGCCACATCGGGCTCAACACCGCGCTCGACGGGCTCGCGAGGCGCGACCCCACTCCGCGCCTCGCCCTCACGCTCTCGTGCACGCCGCCGACGGCCGCCGAAGCGCTGGGAATCTGGCTCCTGACCGGCATCCTCGTGCGCTTCCCGGAACTCCGCGTCGTGTTCGTCGAGCCCGGTCTCGGCTGGGTCGCGTGGTACCTCTCGTTCGTCGACGACATGGTGCTGCGCCAGGGCTACGAGTTCCCGGTGCTGGAGGGAGAGCTGCCGAGCTTCTACTACCACCGGAACATGGCGATGACGTTCATCGACGAACCGGACTCGGTTCGTTCCTTGCGGCACATCCTCGGCACCGAGAACCTGATGTGGTCGAGCGACTACCCGCATCCAGTGTCGACCTGGCCGAACTCACTGGCGACGATCAACGAAGAGCTCGCGGGCATCCCCGACGACGAGCGCGACCTCATGGTGTGGCGCAACGCCGAGCGGATCTGGAACATCTAG
- a CDS encoding DUF222 domain-containing protein yields MASVFEEARSVAAALECLVARLEPGALDSSAAKKLVDLFTKCERLSVAGRGLVARRVESGMAWKQEGHRSAAHWLASTTGVSVGSATRSLQTARELEALPATAAAFRGGELSEAQASEIAATATLDPGVEHRLLDSTRSAVSFKGLRDQCREASVRALDDQAAARRLHETRALHTWTDRDGAYRIDARLAPDDGAFVERALRDRTDEIFRAKRAVGQLEPRVAYAADAFVALVREGPCKPIEVRLDADHSAMVRGYVEPGERCELAGIGPIPVTIARGLLDDARITVLAREGTEIIKVSSPKRTIPAKLRRWLERTYPVCGVDGCDNEQRLEIDHIVQVEDHGRTNQENTWRICSHHHKLKTYYGWRVVGEPGTRRLVPPDDPDPP; encoded by the coding sequence GTGGCGAGTGTGTTCGAGGAGGCCCGGTCGGTAGCGGCCGCGTTGGAATGCCTGGTCGCACGCCTCGAGCCCGGTGCCCTGGACTCTTCCGCCGCCAAGAAGCTCGTCGACCTCTTCACCAAGTGTGAGCGCCTCTCGGTCGCGGGGCGGGGTCTGGTGGCGCGGCGGGTCGAGTCCGGGATGGCGTGGAAGCAGGAGGGGCACCGCTCCGCGGCGCACTGGCTCGCCTCGACGACGGGAGTGAGTGTGGGGTCCGCGACCAGGTCGCTGCAGACCGCTCGCGAGCTCGAAGCGCTGCCGGCGACGGCGGCGGCGTTCCGGGGCGGGGAGCTCTCCGAAGCGCAGGCATCGGAGATCGCAGCGACCGCGACGCTCGATCCCGGCGTGGAGCATCGGTTGTTGGACTCGACGCGGTCGGCGGTGTCGTTCAAAGGACTGCGCGACCAGTGCCGCGAAGCATCCGTACGGGCGCTGGACGATCAGGCAGCCGCACGACGGTTACACGAGACGCGGGCGCTCCACACCTGGACCGATCGCGACGGCGCCTACCGGATCGACGCCCGCCTCGCACCCGACGACGGCGCGTTCGTGGAACGGGCGTTGCGTGACCGCACCGACGAGATCTTCCGCGCAAAGCGTGCCGTCGGTCAGCTCGAACCACGCGTCGCGTACGCCGCCGACGCATTCGTCGCGTTGGTACGGGAGGGTCCGTGCAAGCCGATCGAGGTCCGCCTCGACGCCGACCACTCGGCGATGGTGCGCGGCTACGTGGAGCCAGGTGAACGCTGCGAGCTCGCCGGCATCGGCCCCATCCCTGTCACCATCGCCCGCGGACTGCTCGACGACGCCCGCATCACCGTTCTGGCTCGTGAAGGCACCGAGATCATCAAGGTGTCGTCACCCAAGCGGACGATTCCGGCGAAGCTGCGGCGGTGGCTGGAACGCACATACCCGGTGTGCGGAGTCGACGGGTGTGACAACGAACAACGCCTCGAGATCGACCACATCGTCCAAGTCGAGGACCACGGCCGCACCAACCAAGAGAACACTTGGCGCATCTGCTCCCACCACCACAAACTCAAGACCTACTACGGCTGGCGAGTGGTCGGAGAGCCCGGCACCCGACGACTCGTCCCACCCGACGACCCCGACCCGCCATGA
- a CDS encoding sulfatase-like hydrolase/transferase, translating to REPGTPARNEAGAERPGAKHRERAGMTVDHVVVVLLDSLNRHMLGSYGGREFDTPNLDAFATRAVRFTRHYTGSLPCMPARHDILCGAVDFLWKPWGSIEVWEQPVTASLRSAGVVTMLASDHPHLFETGGENYHSDFTAWDYVRGHEGDPWRTYPDVTSVGAPVLPARAARGLHRPYDTSRTYFRSEEDFPGPRTMRAAAEWIEGAARHHDKWLLFVDEFDPHEPFDTPAPWAHRYDPDWRDELLIWPPYDVNPIAEGRLTERAGRQIRANYGAKLSMIDHWFGRVTATLENQGLWDSTAVIVCTDHGHYLGEKDIWGKPGVMQYEPLGHMPLLVHWPDVPADTECDALTTSVDLFATIADIFDVAPEHRTHGRSLVPLLTGEAGSIREWAIGGVYGNWVQITDGRRKYARGPVGSNFPLSMWSNRWSTMPVHGFPTLLAPPDKRARLDFMPGTDVPVIRQPFEPGDALPYWAGMNCVDDHHCFDVDNDPDEHEDLVGTQIEREMLDMLREALREVDAPGEQYERLGIA from the coding sequence CGCGAGCCGGGTACCCCGGCTCGCAACGAGGCGGGGGCCGAGCGCCCCGGTGCGAAGCACCGAGAGCGGGCAGGGATGACGGTCGACCACGTCGTCGTCGTGCTGCTCGACAGCCTCAACCGGCACATGCTCGGGAGCTATGGCGGCCGCGAGTTCGACACGCCCAACCTCGACGCGTTCGCGACGCGCGCCGTGCGATTCACGCGCCACTACACCGGCTCCTTGCCGTGCATGCCCGCCCGTCACGACATCCTGTGCGGCGCGGTCGACTTCCTCTGGAAGCCGTGGGGCTCGATCGAGGTATGGGAGCAGCCCGTCACTGCGAGTCTTCGTAGTGCGGGCGTGGTCACCATGCTCGCGTCCGACCATCCGCACCTCTTCGAGACGGGTGGCGAGAACTACCACAGCGACTTCACCGCGTGGGACTACGTACGCGGTCACGAGGGCGACCCGTGGCGAACGTATCCCGATGTCACGTCGGTGGGCGCGCCCGTGCTGCCGGCGCGCGCTGCACGCGGGCTCCATCGACCGTACGACACGTCACGCACGTACTTCCGCAGCGAAGAGGACTTCCCCGGGCCACGCACGATGCGCGCTGCGGCCGAGTGGATCGAAGGCGCGGCTCGGCACCACGACAAGTGGCTGCTCTTCGTCGACGAGTTCGATCCGCACGAGCCGTTCGACACGCCCGCACCGTGGGCACATCGGTACGACCCCGACTGGCGCGACGAACTGCTGATCTGGCCGCCGTACGACGTGAACCCAATCGCCGAGGGCCGGCTCACCGAACGCGCAGGTCGGCAGATCCGCGCCAACTACGGGGCGAAACTCTCGATGATCGACCACTGGTTCGGCCGCGTGACGGCCACGCTCGAGAACCAGGGGCTCTGGGATTCGACCGCGGTCATCGTGTGCACGGATCACGGCCACTATCTCGGTGAGAAGGACATCTGGGGGAAGCCGGGCGTGATGCAGTACGAGCCGCTCGGCCACATGCCGCTCCTCGTCCACTGGCCGGACGTTCCTGCAGATACCGAGTGCGACGCGCTCACCACCAGCGTCGATCTGTTCGCGACGATCGCCGACATCTTCGACGTTGCGCCCGAGCACCGCACCCACGGCCGGTCACTCGTACCGTTGCTCACGGGAGAGGCGGGGTCGATTCGCGAGTGGGCGATCGGTGGCGTCTACGGCAACTGGGTGCAGATCACCGACGGCCGCCGCAAGTACGCGCGCGGGCCCGTCGGGAGCAACTTCCCGCTCTCGATGTGGTCGAACCGCTGGTCGACGATGCCGGTTCACGGCTTCCCGACCCTCCTCGCCCCTCCGGACAAGCGCGCGCGGCTCGACTTCATGCCCGGCACCGACGTGCCGGTGATTCGTCAGCCGTTCGAGCCGGGTGATGCGCTCCCCTACTGGGCCGGCATGAACTGTGTGGACGATCACCACTGCTTCGACGTCGACAACGATCCCGACGAGCACGAAGATCTCGTGGGCACGCAGATCGAGCGCGAGATGCTCGACATGCTGCGCGAGGCGTTGCGCGAGGTGGACGCGCCCGGCGAGCAGTACGAGCGACTCGGGATCGCGTAA
- a CDS encoding sulfatase-like hydrolase/transferase yields MPGRPNVVLFMPDQLRADALGCFGNTVCRTANIDALAARGVRFENAFCQHPVCGPSRVSFMSGWYPHVAGHRTLTHLLQAWEPNLLGIMRDAGYYVAVPGHRGDVFAPGVTETSSDFCGYLVQPEPGSPGNAAALPDRLTRGFYFGSRGDDVVTDGDEAAIRTAEQWLADGRPADQPWLLWIALVFPHPPFSVEEPWFSLHDRALVPEPILASAASGKPGFMSALRAAYGWDELTDDDLAEIVATYYGMTSRVDWQLGRIVDAVERTGELDKTVFVVFTDHGEYLGDFGLVEKWPSGLDACLTRNPLVIAGPGVVEGGVADAMVELVDLLPTVCELGGAEVHHTHFGRSLTRVLADPTIPHREFACTEGGFRPTDENLFERAGWIYEAKTDLQHDRPELVGTAIALRTPAYTYVYRACEGDELYDRITDPAETTNLAHRPDHASMLDELRTRLLDWLAETSDVFPWKPDPRFPELVHGYRNR; encoded by the coding sequence GTGCCCGGCCGTCCGAACGTCGTGCTCTTCATGCCCGACCAGCTGCGCGCCGACGCCCTCGGGTGCTTCGGGAACACGGTGTGTCGCACGGCCAACATCGACGCGCTCGCGGCGCGCGGCGTGCGGTTCGAGAACGCGTTCTGCCAGCACCCGGTGTGCGGACCGAGCCGGGTGTCGTTCATGAGCGGCTGGTATCCGCACGTCGCCGGCCACCGCACGCTCACCCACCTGTTGCAGGCCTGGGAGCCGAACCTGCTCGGCATCATGCGCGACGCGGGTTACTACGTCGCCGTTCCGGGCCACCGCGGTGACGTGTTCGCGCCCGGGGTCACCGAAACAAGCTCCGACTTCTGTGGGTACCTCGTGCAACCAGAGCCGGGTTCGCCCGGGAACGCCGCCGCGCTGCCCGACCGTCTCACTCGGGGCTTCTACTTCGGATCGCGGGGCGACGACGTGGTGACCGACGGAGACGAAGCCGCGATCCGCACCGCCGAGCAGTGGCTCGCCGACGGACGGCCCGCGGACCAGCCCTGGCTGCTGTGGATCGCGCTCGTGTTCCCCCACCCTCCCTTCTCGGTGGAAGAGCCGTGGTTCTCACTCCACGACCGTGCGCTCGTGCCGGAACCGATCCTGGCGTCGGCGGCGAGCGGAAAGCCGGGTTTCATGTCGGCGTTGCGCGCCGCGTACGGATGGGACGAGCTCACCGACGACGACCTCGCCGAGATCGTCGCCACCTACTACGGCATGACAAGCCGCGTCGACTGGCAACTTGGCCGGATCGTCGACGCGGTGGAGCGCACGGGTGAGCTCGACAAGACCGTGTTCGTGGTGTTCACCGACCACGGCGAGTACCTCGGCGACTTCGGGCTCGTGGAGAAGTGGCCGTCGGGCCTCGACGCGTGCCTCACGCGCAACCCGCTCGTGATCGCCGGGCCGGGCGTGGTGGAGGGCGGCGTCGCCGACGCGATGGTCGAGCTCGTCGACCTCCTCCCCACCGTCTGCGAGCTGGGCGGCGCCGAGGTGCACCACACACACTTCGGGCGGAGCCTCACGCGTGTGCTGGCAGACCCGACGATTCCGCATCGCGAGTTCGCGTGCACCGAGGGCGGCTTCCGGCCCACCGACGAGAACCTCTTCGAACGCGCGGGATGGATCTACGAAGCGAAGACCGACCTCCAGCACGACCGGCCCGAGCTCGTGGGTACCGCGATTGCGCTCCGCACACCGGCCTACACGTACGTATACCGCGCGTGCGAAGGCGACGAGCTCTACGACCGCATTACCGATCCGGCCGAGACCACGAACCTCGCGCATCGTCCCGACCACGCGTCGATGCTCGACGAGCTCCGCACCCGCCTCCTCGACTGGCTCGCGGAGACGAGCGATGTCTTCCCCTGGAAGCCCGATCCCCGCTTCCCGGAGCTCGTCCACGGATACCGGAACCGGTGA
- a CDS encoding amidohydrolase family protein, producing MSKLAVISVDGHVKASRTGYRDYIEGRYLDEFDAWVASMEGMPDAGNKNPKLPDASQWDSNLRLEHLEAQGVAAEVLFPNGLAFVDARFQDAATSNDRELAREGRRAYNRWLADFCSQVAGRRAGQAVVSFDDIDEAIDDVHWAKAHGLMGISMPALQPGGTYFFDEKLDPVWAAIQDVDLPISQHGGNGLPQDYPPGFAAIMAIALEQSFFSGRSMWQLMIGGVFERFPNLRYALVETMVDWVPGTLRFMDGLAARSDWMEFARMMGREPTMKKLPTEYWAANCFAGCSPPARIDYELRYELGVDTMMFGVDYPHFESIWPVTKETLQGTLGWIGVPEQEARKILMENPARAYGFDLEALAPHVERVGYEVSELLDPSNADPGGGGIGLHRPGHAPLTRAAI from the coding sequence ATGAGCAAGCTCGCCGTGATCTCCGTCGACGGCCATGTGAAGGCCTCGCGTACGGGCTACCGCGACTACATCGAAGGGCGGTACCTCGACGAGTTCGACGCCTGGGTCGCGTCGATGGAGGGCATGCCCGACGCGGGCAACAAGAACCCCAAGTTGCCCGACGCATCGCAGTGGGACTCCAACCTGCGCCTCGAGCACCTGGAAGCGCAAGGCGTGGCTGCCGAGGTGCTGTTCCCGAACGGGTTGGCGTTCGTGGACGCGCGGTTCCAGGACGCCGCGACGTCGAACGACCGTGAACTCGCGCGCGAGGGCCGCCGCGCATACAACCGTTGGCTTGCCGACTTCTGCTCCCAGGTGGCGGGACGGCGCGCCGGACAGGCCGTCGTGTCCTTCGACGACATCGACGAAGCGATCGACGACGTGCACTGGGCGAAGGCGCACGGCTTGATGGGTATCTCGATGCCCGCGCTCCAGCCTGGCGGCACCTACTTCTTCGACGAGAAGCTCGACCCCGTGTGGGCGGCGATCCAAGACGTCGACCTGCCGATCTCCCAGCACGGCGGGAACGGGCTACCACAGGACTACCCGCCGGGCTTCGCCGCGATCATGGCCATCGCGCTCGAGCAGTCGTTCTTCTCCGGTCGTTCGATGTGGCAGCTCATGATCGGTGGTGTGTTCGAACGGTTCCCGAACCTCCGGTACGCACTTGTCGAAACGATGGTCGACTGGGTGCCCGGCACGCTCCGCTTCATGGACGGGCTCGCGGCGCGGAGCGACTGGATGGAGTTCGCGCGCATGATGGGCCGCGAGCCAACCATGAAGAAGCTCCCCACCGAGTATTGGGCCGCGAACTGCTTTGCCGGCTGTTCGCCCCCCGCGCGCATCGACTACGAGCTGCGCTACGAGCTCGGCGTCGACACCATGATGTTCGGTGTCGACTACCCGCACTTCGAGAGCATCTGGCCCGTCACCAAGGAGACACTGCAGGGCACACTCGGATGGATCGGCGTGCCGGAGCAGGAGGCACGCAAGATCCTGATGGAGAACCCGGCCCGTGCGTACGGCTTCGACCTCGAAGCGCTCGCACCCCACGTGGAGCGGGTCGGCTACGAGGTGTCGGAGCTCCTCGATCCGTCGAATGCGGATCCGGGTGGCGGCGGGATCGGCCTTCACCGTCCGGGCCATGCGCCGCTCACGCGAGCCGCAATCTAG